In Gammaproteobacteria bacterium, one genomic interval encodes:
- a CDS encoding RNA polymerase sigma factor: MTVSLSKHRQITPSSEAQAQRDQKDRELIERIASARDHTAMEAFYVQYRPRLSGFLRRLTYDNSLIEEAYNDVMLKVWHKAHQYQGQSKVSSWVFSIAYRTCLRMVKKQQSRQSVLDTLGQSDLPSSASLHEATEQADLIDSALARLSAKHRLVIELSYFSGYSTEEVGQIVQCPTNTVKTRLHHARKKIRTFVEETTKK; this comes from the coding sequence ATGACTGTATCGCTGTCAAAACACAGGCAAATCACCCCTTCTTCAGAGGCGCAAGCGCAACGTGATCAAAAAGATCGCGAGCTAATTGAACGCATTGCTTCGGCGCGGGATCATACTGCTATGGAAGCCTTCTATGTGCAGTATCGACCGAGGCTAAGTGGTTTTTTACGGCGCTTAACCTATGATAATAGCCTGATTGAAGAGGCCTATAACGATGTCATGCTTAAGGTGTGGCACAAAGCGCATCAATATCAGGGGCAATCGAAGGTTTCCAGCTGGGTTTTCTCCATCGCCTATCGCACTTGTCTGCGTATGGTGAAAAAACAGCAATCGCGCCAAAGCGTACTGGATACGCTTGGACAAAGTGATCTGCCCAGTAGTGCATCGCTGCATGAGGCAACAGAACAGGCAGACCTTATCGATAGCGCGTTGGCAAGACTGTCAGCAAAACATCGACTGGTTATTGAGCTCAGTTATTTTAGTGGTTACTCCACTGAAGAGGTGGGCCAAATCGTGCAATGCCCGACGAATACGGTAAAAACGCGTTTGCACCATGCGCGAAAAAAGATTCGTACTTTTGTTGAAGAGACAACGAAAAAATAA
- a CDS encoding succinylglutamate desuccinylase/aspartoacylase family protein has protein sequence MINSWNTILRSLVSLILLFSLCFGSPALVIAEDVLIATNDINDDKVAQAAVAPSVDLKDIAPLPVPVEVAPQDAGITEQPTPIESKPDEANKDDVARQADSEDKFIILGSEVTPGIATRLAWSPNVGISGLNLPTPVLVINGKHRGKTLCLTAAIHGDELNGIEIVRRVMYDIDPKKLHGRIIGVPIVNLQGFQRASRYLPDRRDLNRFFPGDPQGSSASRIAHSLFTEVIQHCDALIDLHTGSFRRTNLPQLRANMLNPDVAEFSEGFDDIAVVHSEGSPGMLRVASLQQGIVAVTLEVGESLRLQESEVKAGVKSINALLEREDMYSRLFTWGEPKPVYYQSHWVRAAQGGILLSRIELGDSVDKGDILGSIIDPITNEESKLRASYDGRIIGMAVNQVVMPGFAAYHIGIRASEETVVAEEEMAIQESDIKIQQRDNTIQAIDPEE, from the coding sequence CTCTTTGTTTTGGCAGCCCTGCGTTAGTCATTGCGGAGGATGTGCTCATCGCAACCAACGATATTAATGATGACAAGGTAGCGCAAGCTGCTGTCGCGCCCTCTGTTGACCTGAAAGACATTGCTCCGCTGCCAGTACCGGTAGAAGTGGCACCACAAGATGCTGGCATCACCGAACAACCAACGCCCATTGAAAGTAAACCAGATGAAGCAAATAAAGATGATGTTGCGCGGCAGGCAGATAGCGAAGATAAATTTATTATCCTCGGTTCTGAAGTCACGCCAGGCATTGCCACACGCTTGGCCTGGTCGCCTAATGTGGGCATCAGTGGACTTAATCTGCCAACACCCGTATTAGTTATTAATGGCAAGCATCGTGGCAAAACACTGTGTTTGACCGCCGCCATTCATGGTGATGAGTTAAACGGTATCGAGATAGTACGCCGTGTAATGTACGACATCGACCCCAAAAAACTCCACGGAAGAATTATTGGTGTACCCATTGTCAATCTGCAAGGCTTTCAGCGCGCCTCGCGCTACTTACCTGATCGTCGCGATCTCAATCGTTTTTTCCCTGGCGATCCTCAAGGCAGCTCAGCTTCACGTATTGCACACTCTTTGTTTACCGAAGTGATTCAACATTGTGATGCGTTGATTGATTTACATACCGGCTCTTTTCGCCGCACAAACCTACCTCAGTTGCGGGCGAATATGTTAAACCCCGATGTGGCCGAATTTAGTGAAGGTTTTGATGATATTGCCGTCGTCCATAGTGAGGGCAGCCCAGGCATGTTACGTGTTGCCTCATTGCAGCAGGGCATTGTTGCCGTCACACTTGAAGTCGGTGAATCATTGCGCTTGCAAGAAAGTGAAGTAAAAGCCGGTGTTAAAAGTATTAACGCCCTGCTTGAGCGTGAAGACATGTATTCACGCTTGTTTACCTGGGGTGAACCAAAGCCGGTTTATTATCAATCACATTGGGTTCGTGCAGCGCAGGGTGGTATTTTATTAAGCCGTATTGAGTTAGGTGATTCCGTTGATAAAGGCGATATTCTTGGTAGCATTATCGATCCTATCACTAACGAAGAGTCCAAGCTTCGTGCGTCGTACGATGGCCGTATTATCGGCATGGCGGTTAATCAAGTCGTTATGCCGGGTTTTGCTGCATACCATATAGGCATTCGCGCCTCGGAAGAGACCGTTGTTGCTGAAGAGGAGATGGCTATACAGGAAAGCGATATTAAGATACAGCAGCGCGACAATACGATTCAGGCGATCGATCCTGAAGAATAG